The following nucleotide sequence is from Cetobacterium somerae ATCC BAA-474.
ATATTTTCTATTTTTAGGTCTACTAAATCAAATATTACAGCTTCTGTAATTAGTTGTTTAGTTTCAAATAAAATCTCTCCAGTTTCTTCATTAAAAATATCCTCTTTAACAAAGCTTCCTTCAATTTTTGTTTTAAGAACACTAATTAGTTCTTCTTTATTTGAATATCTTGAATAGTATTCAGATAAATTAATTTCTTTTTCATCTAAAAACTCATCCATTATTTCTTCATTTGTATCGAAGAAATCAACTGCTTTTAAAAATACAGTTGCTAAAACTTTTTTCTTTCTATCAATTTTTACACTTAAGAAGTCATTTTTATCAGTTTCAAACTCTAACCATGTTCCTTTATATGGAATAATTTTTCCAGAGAACAGGTCTTTACCTGTTTGGATATTGACTTCTTTATTAAATGATACTCCAGGAGATCTGTGTAACTGCGATACTACAACTCTCTCAGCACCATTTATTATAAATGTTCCTCTTTCAGTCATTAAAGGAACTTCTCCAAAATAAACAAGTGTTTCTTGGATTTCGTTTCCACTTTTCTTATTAGTAAGTCTTAATCTTACTTTTAAAGATGCAGAATAAGTCTTCCCTCTTTTCTTACACTCAAGCTCGTCATTCAATGGAGCTTCCGCTTCATGTAACTCATAAGAAACATACTCTAATTTTATATCTCCATTTGAAGATTCAACAGGGAATATTTCTCTAAAAGCAGATTCAAGCCCCTTATCTTTTCTGTTAAGTGGAGCCTCCTTAGCTTGTAGAAAATCTTCATAGGAATCCAGTTGGAATTCTAAAAAATGAGGCATTGTACCTCTTTCTTCGATTCTTCCAAAATTCAATCTTTCAACGAGTTTCCCCATCAATTCACACTCCTTACTATTTCATATAGTGATCAATACCTAATCTTTGGAAAATAAAAGCCTTTTATTTTCAAAAGATTAAGTATTAACTTACTTTTAATAGATTATTTAATAATTTTCATTATAATGAGTAAAAAGGCACCCATTAGAGTGCCTATTTTTTTTATTTAAGTATAACTAGTTGCTTATGCAACCTTGTAAGGGTTATTACTTAACCTCTACTGTAGCTCCAGCTTCAGTTAATTTAGCTTTTATAGCTTCAGCCTCTTCTTTAGAAGCTCCCTCTTTTAATGTTCCACCGTTATCTACTAATTCTTTAGCTTCTTTTAATCCTAATCCAGTAATTGCTCTTACCTCTTTGATTACAGCTATTTTGTTAGCTCCTGCAGCAGTTAAAACTACATCAAACTCAGTTTTCTCCTCTACAGCTGGTCCCTCAGCAGCAGCTACAGCTACTGGTGCAGCAGCAGTAACACCGAAGTGCTCCTCTAAAGCTGTTACTAATTCTCTTAACTCTAATACTGACATAGCTTCTAAATCAGCTATGAATTGCTCTTTATTGA
It contains:
- the rplL gene encoding 50S ribosomal protein L7/L12; amino-acid sequence: MAFNKEQFIADLEAMSVLELRELVTALEEHFGVTAAAPVAVAAAEGPAVEEKTEFDVVLTAAGANKIAVIKEVRAITGLGLKEAKELVDNGGTLKEGASKEEAEAIKAKLTEAGATVEVK